AACTAGACCTAAGAGAAGTGAAACAGTGTCCACTccaatttattttttccactTTTTATAAAATCAACTTTTCAGACTAGATCTCTCTCCTATGCGTTTTTTTTTCATAGTGGTTGTCATAACAATGGTTGACATGACAACGGCATAATATTAGTGCAGttgaattaataaaagaaaGGTCTAAACAGTGGTGAAGATGGAGGGGGATAGTGAGGCGTCTGGCCGCCTTTGATTGGGGAACAGCTCCGACTTACAGCTCCCTCCACCAATCACTGCCTCTGAGACCTGGCGCCTCGTCGCCTCCTGCCGCGGACTGACCTCTCGGGCTTCAGCAGTGCTGTCTGGagcaagacacagagagaaatcaCAGTCACAGCAGCCCCCCAGTGGTGGAATTACACCACAGTCAGAACTGCACAATCATTGCCAGCATGGAACAGCTGTCTCCTGAGCAAACCCTTCACACATTAAGTTTCCACCCTCTGCAGAGACGTAACAGAGTAAGAGGCAGAATACTGCCCCTCAAACACACTTGCTTTTAGCAATGACGCTGCTTTTTGAGGGTAAAAAAAGTCTTAGAAAAGCAGTTGAGGAAACAATCTCAACACAAAGTCCATTTCAGagttctttgtttgtttcatcGACTGCTAAGATGAAGAATAAACTTTGACCCTCAGCCTTTAAGCAAACGTGTACAATAAGTCCTAAAATGGACTTGTTAGGGATAGGACAATATAGGATTTTATTGtaaatagttaaaaaaaactCAATAAGTTGATCGTGGTGAATTTCCAATATCTTAAAACGGCTGTACCTTATCATGGTAGAGAAGCGAAACATATCGATATACAATACATCACGTAAGAGAGAACAGACTCACACAATGATgccctttatttatttctacctTCACTCATGCAGAAGGACCTTATGATTTATAATAACCTCATTTAAGTCTGTTTGATGCTTAGTCTTTCACTAACAAAAGATGTGAcgcaatacaaatatttgtttctaaACAAAATGTACAGTGAAGTGAATACAGTGTGTTCTAGTGCCTTTTTAGGTTTTAAACATATTTGGATGATTATCGGGATTATATGGTGTATGGCAGTTATTTTGATCAGGATAACAGTGTGACATGAAATCTTCATATCGTTCCATGCCTAAATGTGGTATTATTGAAAGTTCATACGAACATCTGGTGCTTAGCAGGTATGTTTACCATGTTCCCGGTCTTTGTTTTAACTTCTAATTAGCAAACTGAGTAACGCTgaggttgataaaaagttgtgcGGGCATATGGTCATACACCGAAGTACTGAACAAATTCTAATTAGGATCTGATGATGGGACTAGATGAAAAGAGACCACCAAAGTTAAAACAATTATTCCtggaggggaacatgaatgtcatAATAAGTGTGAACCTCACGGTGGTGCTAGAGGAACAGTCATGGGACAGTAACATCAACATATTTGTAAACAACAACTGGGGGGGAAACGGGCCGACTCAAATACGTTCAATGATACTAGTGAGAGGTAATTAACAACCCGCTGATAATTGAAGCAACAGAACTGTGAGTCACGGAGGAGGAGCGGAGTCTTACCGTAGCCTTGGTTTCCTCTAGTGCTGTAGCATCCATGTCTCTGAAGTCCTCTAACACATTCTGTAGCCTGACACACAAAGTAAGAAACAGGTGCAAGGTGTAAGTGCAAGGTCTGGAGAGGTCTTGAGACTTCTTACTGGAAATTGATTTATCAGCTGATTCCCATTCATGTCTGAGAAAGAAATAGCTTACGTTTGtttccttttccttcctcttctggCTCCACCCGCAGCTCCCGCTTGATCCTTGGTAGGTAAGATcagaaattaaagttttaatcTTCAGTCATTTAATCACAACGCTACATTCCTATTTTTTTACAGTCCATACCAAACTATAGTCTGTAGTCTCAGCAAGATAATCATGCAGTCCCACACGGATGCAAAATCTTTACAGGTGCACACATTCAAAACCGGCTGGTTGTCGGCTGATCAATCTCATATATCCAATGTTTTGACCGTCAAATTTACACACATATGCGGCATTTTATGTCTTACACAGCGGCAGAGGAGGAACAACCCCAAAGACATTAGGACAATCAGACACTTAACAAATCATCACCCCAGTGAACATGGCACATTTCAAGAAGCTAGAAAAGGCAAAGCAGCTAACGCTAAGGAAACCAGCCCCAAAGTCAGCCTCCGCTGCAATCTACCATCTGTAGTGAGAAGAAAAGTAAAGGTTTGTGTATGCTGTCAGTTATAGTTcctcaaaagaaagaaaatcaaaatcAGAATGTCAGACTTTTGCTTCTCTAAACATCTTGTCTATAAGTTTAAACGAAACACTCACTCTTCCCTGGTCATTGTGCAGCAATGTCCCAgctgtctcctcattggtcctCCCACTGCATCCATCCCTGGGACTGAGGTACCCTGCATGCGGAAGATGCCCCTGCCTATCTACCCCTGCCTCCACATAGGGGCACACAGCGGCAGCAGGCCCAGTACAGTCTGTCTTAGCCTCTTCCAAGTATATGGATGGCAGAGGAGGCTCTGGGTGGGTATGTCTCTCTACCATAACCGGTTTCCTTTGCAAGGGTGACATAGAGCCATCCTCGGTAGGTTTGGGCGTCCCCTGTGCTGGGGAATGGGCTGCTGCTTCCAAGCTGAGTCGGGATAAGTCTAGGTTGCGGAGAGAACAGGCCCGACGTGGGCTGAGGGAGACTGGGGCACTTGCCTGGGGCAGAGTAGGGACAAGGGTGGACGGGGTTTGGTGTTCCACGGGGAAAGAAACTGGTGGTAAGGCACAGAAAGGTGAAGTGGGGTCAGATGGCCCCATGTGGGCCCTACCTTCCTGCTCTTTAGCACTGACTTGAAGGAAGGAGGTATAAATTGTGTCCATGAAAGAGGTGTAAGGATCGATGACAGGCCTGCCCTCAGATACCCGCTGTGGAGGTGGGGGGTGTTCATGTGCAGGGGCTGAAACTGGAGCAGGACTGGGAGCCATCTGACTGGCTGGAATGTCTTCCTGTCGGGAAGGGCTTTGCGTTTCCTGCAATGACATTGGCTTCTCTCCTTGTGAGGGTGGTGCAAGGTTTAGCTGGAGGAAAACGGGAAAAAAAGGTGAGGCGATCGATAACATTCAAACGATACCAAAAGAGTCCTTCAGATATGATCTGTCTGATCAGATACTTATTTTTACCTCTCTAGAAGAACACATTGAAAAAGCAGCTGTAGACTGAATGAGTTTGaaatagagagatagaatagAAAGAATAGAGATTTTTAATAGTTTAAGTAAACGTTCTTCACTCTGATTATATGCATATATAGTGTGTATTATACTAGGACAGTCTTCctaaaattagatttaaaataTTGCAACAAATGGCCTTGCTTACAGTATCTAAATATATTGAATCTTGACCCCTTTATAATGATGTGTATCTTATcgccagattcttgccaatacacagccctagatataaataaacttttaacTGAGTAACAACtaatacatttagtaaaactGATCCGCTATAAAGGAAACGTCTCACTCGTGGTTGTACAGCAACGGTTACAGAGTGGAGGAGTACAGACATCAGCTTACAGAGAGCAAAGTTTAATATATGACCGTCATCAAGTTACTCACATAATTAACTTTAAGTAGCCGATACACTTTGCTGCTGGCCACGTTCATCATTTACAAATGAGAAGCTGGCACATGAATGTTTTATCCACTAAGCTTCGTGCCAGTTACCTACCTGTATGTTGTTGAGCAGGTTGATAGCTCCATCAGGACCCTGCAGCAGAGGCATGCCCAAAGCTGAGGTCTGGAGGATGGAACCTGCTCCAATCCCCAGCATGCTGTGGAGGCCTGTGAGGCCGGAAAGATCCCCTACGAAGACACATCTCATAGATTCACTCACATAATGGCTTACTGCTAAAGAATGCCTGAAATGTTTGAAGTTTAAATACGAGAACAGTTGATTATTTTTGCTGATTTAATTTATTCCCAACGTAAGGAGTTTAATCTTTAGAAAGAAGTGTTACACAGGGTGGGCACCAACTCACCTAATACAGCAGAGTTAAGCAAAGAGGGCAGTAACTGTTGGAGGATGGGGTTGTCCTTGCCTTGGAGAGATAGAGGGATGAGGGTGTCAACACCAGCATCAGTAGGTACCTGCAGAGTAGAGGACAGTAGGAGAGTTCAGTTAGAGTTTCAGGCAAACATATTAGAAAAGAGTGAATCAAAGGAAAAGTTAGCGATGGGGTCggagaaatacagagagaccaGACTCctttacatttttctaattAAAAAGGGTTCCAAAAGTACATTCAGATAGACGGGCTGGGATCTGCCCAAAAAACGTTTTAAGGGGccttcatttgaaaacaatttagggaaaaacatattttagatgAGAAGGAAAAACTGCTGATGGGTTTTTGAGGATAACAAGCCACTAACACGGGGAAACACTGGAGCGGTTAAGGAAATGAGCTCATAGGTTTTTCTAGGGAAATTAGGAGAAGCTCAGAGGAAATAGCTACATGAGACAGGGGAGCCTACCTGAGGTTGGGAATGTTGGGTTTGCTGTGCAGGAGCTAATTGGGTGTGGGGAGGTGGGTGGAGCTCGGCAGAGTTCAGGGCAGCAGTGAGCAAGGCAGGGCTGAGGGGCAGGAAGGCTGCgtggggaggagggagagtggCAGAAaggagcagagactgcagggCTTGGATAGTGCCCTCAGCTCCTGGAGGAATGGGGAGAAGGCCCTGGGCAACCTCCAAGAGCCCCGCGGCCGATAGGGCTGATGGATCCAGGAGGCCAGAGGTCTTATCCAAGGTGAGGCCCTCCAACGTGGTGGGGATGTGCTGTGGCTGCTGGAGAGGAACTTCCAAGCTGACCTGGCTCAACTGACCCAGCCCGGATAGAGGTAACAAAGGCGTTTGCTGCTGCCCGAGCAACAAGGAGGCCATCAACAGAGCCTGAAGGCTAGGTTTTTCGGTTAGCCCTAAATCAGCCTCCTGACCTGGGGTAGGGGTTGAGCCTGCGAGCGGGTTTAGCAGGCCCAAAAGGTTCAGAGGCAGCTCCCCTTGGGCACCACTCAACAAGGGCAACAAGGGAAACAGAGGATTGTTGTTCATCTGTTGGTGCTTCTGCTGTTGATCCTGCTGCTGCGTCTCCTGTTGTTGTATCAgtaactgctgctgctctgaatgctgctgctctgcaaGAGTCTGTGGTGGTTGTGTAGCATTGGCAGGGGGTATCTGTGCATGTTGCCCTCCCAACCACAGCCCCCCGAGGGGCAACGAAGCCAGAACCGCAGGGTCCAGGAGGGATGGCAGACCTCCTGTGGATGACAGCAGCTGAAGCAGCTGCTCTTGGTTCATGAAGGGGAAGGCCTCTGCCAGAGGTAAGTGAGAGGTTGAGTCGCCCACAGCTGAAGGTGTATGAGGACTGTGATTATCCCCGAGACGAGAGGAGATTGGGGATGCTGGAGGTTTGGTCACTATGGAAACCTTGGGGTCCACACATCGAGGCTCCTCTGGCCCTGTGAGAGAGACATGAATCATTTACTTCTGTTCAGGCTGATCACTCAGTAAACACATCTTATACAAGGGGTCTTGAGCTGAatcgtgtgtatgtgttacacagaaatgaacggtggTGGTTGTCTCTGGTACAGCACTGAGCAACTGATGGTTAGCTATAAAACATCATTACATTTACAAGATAGCAATAACATAGGGTTGTTAAAAAATACTGATTTCTTCATACATATATGTTGAATATTTCAAAACTCATTTTCCAGACTTTTGATAAATCGGTACCAACAGCGCCATCTTCCCATCACTGAACTTATTCCATCCGGTTGAAGATAATATTTGGTTTTTACTTTATTGCCTTTTGAATGTGTGACAACCTCAGAGGCTTTTGAACATGAATAATATTGTTTTCGTTAATGTTTTGTTAATCTAAAGTCGTTCTCTGCTACGAGCAGATTGTATGCCCTCGCTCTTTCCTCTAGTATCAAATATGTTGTAGATTTTCAAGATTTTTTCTTGAAAAGGTATTGAAAGAGTTAGAAATTCCAGTATTGTGGCGACACTAATAACAAATCAATAAACATGTGCACTCATGTCTATTCAGCGCCAATAAACCAATAAAGCATGCAACCATGAGTAAAGAGTTGTACCCATCGCCCTAAATCACCCTGAGAGATGTGATCCTCCGTAAAGCCTGATTTAAAAAGGGAGCGCTCAAGACAGCATGCATAGTTCATATCAATCAGACTTGAACGGGCAAAAGTTTGGAGAGTGTTGATGTCTGTATGGGTACATCTATATATTCACCTGCAGTGGGATTTCCTTGGGAGGACATCACAACATCAGCGGTACGGTTGGAGGAGCTGCCCTCCCCCTGGGGTGAAGTGGAAGATGCTGCGAGAAGAGCCAGGACATGGTTGCTAAGATCAAGAGGCTTCGGGGAGCTGGATATCGCCATAGAAACACAGCCTTGAGAATGACTCAGGTCCACTGATGTCGATGTGCTGTTACTACCATTCTCCGTTTCCCGCGATGGTGTCTGGGAAACAGAGTCTATTGTAGGAATGTGATTCTCAGTCGGTTGATGTTTGTCCGAGGCAGTCAGGAACATATGCCGAGAtgggctgctgctgttgtgtaaAGCTAAATGTGAGTTGAACAGCACTGTAGAAGAAGGAGAATGTCTCTGTAGAGGACTCGATTTAGTAGACTGAGGACGCGATGGAGAATGCACTGATCTGAACTGAGAGGAAGTGGGGGGAGGAGAAAGCGTCTGTAGCACCGAGGGGAGAGGATTAGTGTTACCGGTTCGGCACGGTGACCGAGTCTGTAGGTGCCTGACGTTAGAATGAGGGGCGGGAGAAGAGGGCGAGCGTCTGGGGCTctgtttattagtgtgtccgcCTCCTTCAGTAGACACAGATCCTGGCTGAGCTGAAGCAGAGTTCGATGCGGAGGCCTGTGCGTTCTGCACACTGAGCAGGTGCAAGAGTGCAGACAGAGGCTGGGTTGGAGGATCCAAGCCAAGAGGTGTAGTTGTCGGGCCTGTAGTGAAATCCAGAGCCTCAGTTTGCCTCGGAGGTCTGGAAATGTGTGCCATCTGTCGGGAAGCGGGGAGCCTTGGCGTCTGCCCGAGGAGATGATGATGGTTTTCTAACATGACAGCGTTCTGGTTCTGCACAGCTGAGGTAGAGGAGGAGTgcgaggaggaggggaaggaagaggaagaggaggatagGTTGATGACTGTAGCAGAACCTGCGTCTCCTGGTGGGGTGTTCCGCGGCCCATTAGCCAGCTGCTGGGTGTCTCTCAGCATGCTGAGCACTGTGGGAGATCGCCGCTGCCTCTTCCTGTGAGACGCATTGCGCTCTGCTGCGGGAGGCAGGTGGGGCAAGGAGGAAGCCAGGGACTGGGCCAGAGAGTGGGATGGAGGAAAAAGGACAGAGGAGGCTGCTGCAAGGGAGGGATGGGGAGGCCTAGTAGAAGCATTGAAGGAGGGAGGGTGGCTGTTATGTAAAGTGCTGTTTGTTACCTTTGATGACTGTTGCTGCTGTGCCTCCTTCAAAACCTCCAAGCTCACCGAGTTGCTGGCGACCTTTGAGCTCTGGCCCTGGGTTATCTGGTGAGCCAGCTGAGCCTTCGCAGCCGCAGAAAGCAGGCTGCTCGCGGGGAAAGAAGCTGGGTGTGGCAGCTTGCCCTGATggctgtggtggtggtggttcaGAAATGGACCCAGAGGTAAACTAGAAGTCCCTGCGGAGTTCAACCCAAAACCTGGTGGACCTGCGCTCGGACTCAGACTTACGGTACTCTTCGAGGGCTTAGAGGAGAGAGCATTAGGGTTGCTACTGCTTTGGTTGGTCAGTAAGGAGGGGTTAGATGGGATTAGGAGGTGGTGGTTATTAGTGCTGCTGTTGCCTGAGTTCTTAAACTGCTCCAAGATGTCTTCCAGCTTGTACTTGGGGAAGTGGGGGCTGGGGTTTGGGGAGCCACCGGGGAGAGGGGAgtgtggagaggaagaggaggatttcCTCCTCTGATGCAAGTTACTTCCCATCagtcctcctgctgctgctgctgagcctCCTCCGTGATCAGAGAGAGGCGAAGGAGAGGCTGAAGGGTGGCGGGAGCGCTGGTGAGGAGACACACAGTTCATGTtatggacagagggagagagggagggagacggaGAAAGGGGGGAGCCTCCCACAATGACACCATGAGGATGATGAGAGTGAGTctgtgctcctcttcctcctcctcctcctccacccataggggaagagggaggaggtgacGAGAGGGGCCCTAGACGAGGAGAACCCGGCGTCTCCGGGGTTTTGGGTGTTCTTTGACCTTGAGGTGTGGGGGTTCGGGGTGACCTCTGGGCAGCGCTGTACGCTGGGaatgaggaggtggaggaagagctggaggaggcaggaggatgTTGAAGCCTTCTCAAAGCATCTAGGGGATGGTGAGAGTTTGTGCCCGTGTGAAGGACAGGGGAGGAACCATTGTACGGGTAAATAAACTGGTGGGAGGATTTGGGGCTGGAACAGGGGTTTATGTGGAGGTTGCTGTGGGGTCGAGCTGGGACCGGATGGAGTTTGGGATGATAGTAAATGCCATGATCCTCTTCTTCACGCTCCACGAGTACTCGCTTTAAATCGCGGCTGTCCACTCCACTGCTCATCTCTGaaagtggacacacacatatacaaatggTTACGTCAATATGCAGTGTAATACGGGTTGTGGTGAAGTCGCTTTCATAAAAGGTCTATAAATTAATTACCGAGAATAACTATTCTGCCCCGTCCGAGTGCTCAGGAGGAGCAATTTGACATTTGATTTCGATGCTTGAGGTAATTGGTGTGCTATCTTAAGGCCCCTGCCTTTGGAAAACTACCAAACGTGAGcagaaaaaagataaagaattgACCGACTTGGAAGCAGAGTAGATTTCAAAGAACGCAACACGCCAATTTGACCCCTTCTACAGGATCCCATGTACTTTTTGAAAGATACATCATTGTGTACCACATTTGTTCATATAAACTTTGTAAATGGCCTCAACTGTTATTCCGTACTTAACGCATGCGTGAGACCTAGCACGCACATGTCCGACGTGACAATGTGCTTGTTATTTTCCCAATACCGTATTTGCACTATAGTGAATCTGTGTTAACAAAATGCACATTAGCAACAAATGGACGTAGTCACtatgacgtcacccattggtttgtggaccaCCATTTAAAAGCCTCaagttttttggaaccagaaaaGCACGAGAGAGTGGcgcaaagtacaaccgaacaaGACATATTTAGGCGACCAAATTGGTACAATTTACTTTCATGAGCTGAAAATACAGTGTGAAAGGTTAAAGATGTAGGAGTggcctgtcaatcacaaggcagccacgccctaaagcataagctgctttattgtctactTTATTCTGAATGGgaacatcatttactaaatgaacatcacgcCGGCTACATAGTTGCCACTTGGTTCAAATATATTGTTGGATATCAACTGATGCAAGACAAACACATCTGAGGAAACAAAGTGTCAACCAACTACAGCACAACTACCATGCCACCCCACCTACTCGTGTGGCGtttctgatcacacacacaccatcaaaaATCCCTTTCCATGGGGAGTTCATAGTCCCATTGCAGCCCTCTCCATGAGGTTAGTACTGCGCGCACAGAACACTCAACACAATATCAACAGATTTGGTGGAAAAGTAATTTCTAGAAATTAGTATAGAAAAtctatttgtttatgttttcttacACAATGTTTGGTAGTACACAGGAGCAGGAGCAACGCGTGTTACCTGGATGATGATGGTTGGCATAGGGCAGCTGAGAGGCCTGCATACTGCGACACAGAGCAGCCATCGCGACCACTTTCCTGCGATGGTTACACAGTTTGGTCATGTCCTGCTCGGCTTTGCCTAATGGCTGGCTGTGCTGCTCCACCTTCACTCCCACAGTGAAGTTGAAAACCTGCAGGGTACCAGATAAAAGAGGATTAGAAAGAATTCAGAGAAAAATCTTTGCATAACATTTCATGAAATGTAGAACACTTAAGGGCACCAGTTGTGGTATTTTACACTCATTATACGTATTTTAGTCACACACAGACCATTGCTGATTGCA
This window of the Cottoperca gobio chromosome 7, fCotGob3.1, whole genome shotgun sequence genome carries:
- the mbd6 gene encoding mucin-12 is translated as MMGGSETVSGDKDEVHTAAIHVPIGWQRRVEGGHVIYVSPSDTALSSLDEVRTYLLTDGTCKCGLECPLIIHKVFNFTVGVKVEQHSQPLGKAEQDMTKLCNHRRKVVAMAALCRSMQASQLPYANHHHPEMSSGVDSRDLKRVLVEREEEDHGIYYHPKLHPVPARPHSNLHINPCSSPKSSHQFIYPYNGSSPVLHTGTNSHHPLDALRRLQHPPASSSSSSTSSFPAYSAAQRSPRTPTPQGQRTPKTPETPGSPRLGPLSSPPPSSPMGGGGGGGRGAQTHSHHPHGVIVGGSPLSPSPSLSPSVHNMNCVSPHQRSRHPSASPSPLSDHGGGSAAAAGGLMGSNLHQRRKSSSSSPHSPLPGGSPNPSPHFPKYKLEDILEQFKNSGNSSTNNHHLLIPSNPSLLTNQSSSNPNALSSKPSKSTVSLSPSAGPPGFGLNSAGTSSLPLGPFLNHHHHSHQGKLPHPASFPASSLLSAAAKAQLAHQITQGQSSKVASNSVSLEVLKEAQQQQSSKVTNSTLHNSHPPSFNASTRPPHPSLAAASSVLFPPSHSLAQSLASSLPHLPPAAERNASHRKRQRRSPTVLSMLRDTQQLANGPRNTPPGDAGSATVINLSSSSSSFPSSSHSSSTSAVQNQNAVMLENHHHLLGQTPRLPASRQMAHISRPPRQTEALDFTTGPTTTPLGLDPPTQPLSALLHLLSVQNAQASASNSASAQPGSVSTEGGGHTNKQSPRRSPSSPAPHSNVRHLQTRSPCRTGNTNPLPSVLQTLSPPPTSSQFRSVHSPSRPQSTKSSPLQRHSPSSTVLFNSHLALHNSSSPSRHMFLTASDKHQPTENHIPTIDSVSQTPSRETENGSNSTSTSVDLSHSQGCVSMAISSSPKPLDLSNHVLALLAASSTSPQGEGSSSNRTADVVMSSQGNPTAGPEEPRCVDPKVSIVTKPPASPISSRLGDNHSPHTPSAVGDSTSHLPLAEAFPFMNQEQLLQLLSSTGGLPSLLDPAVLASLPLGGLWLGGQHAQIPPANATQPPQTLAEQQHSEQQQLLIQQQETQQQDQQQKHQQMNNNPLFPLLPLLSGAQGELPLNLLGLLNPLAGSTPTPGQEADLGLTEKPSLQALLMASLLLGQQQTPLLPLSGLGQLSQVSLEVPLQQPQHIPTTLEGLTLDKTSGLLDPSALSAAGLLEVAQGLLPIPPGAEGTIQALQSLLLSATLPPPHAAFLPLSPALLTAALNSAELHPPPHTQLAPAQQTQHSQPQVPTDAGVDTLIPLSLQGKDNPILQQLLPSLLNSAVLGDLSGLTGLHSMLGIGAGSILQTSALGMPLLQGPDGAINLLNNIQLNLAPPSQGEKPMSLQETQSPSRQEDIPASQMAPSPAPVSAPAHEHPPPPQRVSEGRPVIDPYTSFMDTIYTSFLQVSAKEQEGRAHMGPSDPTSPFCALPPVSFPVEHQTPSTLVPTLPQASAPVSLSPRRACSLRNLDLSRLSLEAAAHSPAQGTPKPTEDGSMSPLQRKPVMVERHTHPEPPLPSIYLEEAKTDCTGPAAAVCPYVEAGVDRQGHLPHAGYLSPRDGCSGRTNEETAGTLLHNDQGRDQAGAAGGARRGRKRKQTLQNVLEDFRDMDATALEETKATTALLKPERSVRGRRRRGARSQRQ